The nucleotide window AAAGCCATACCGGGCGGCCTGTTCGATTTTGCCCTGTATCTGTTTCACAACGCGGAAGCGCTGCTGGAAAAAGGGCACGGGCCCTGGTTCTATCTGCCGAAAACGGAGCACGCCAGCGAAGTGGCCTGGTGGCGCGAAATCTTCCGCTTCAGCGAAGATCGTTTCGGTCTGCCGCGTGGTACGATCAAAGCCACCGTGTTGATCGAAACCCTGCCGGCGGTATTTCAGATGGATGAGATCCTGTGGGAACTGCGCGATCACGTGGTGGGCCTGAACTGTGGACGCTGGGATTACATCTTCAGCTACATCAAAACGCTGGCGCAGCATAGCGATCGTATCCTGCCGGATCGCCAGCAGATTAGCATGGATCAGCCTTTCCTTGACGCGTATTCACGCCTGCTGATCCGCACCTGCCACCGTCGCGGCGCGCTGGCGATGGGCGGCATGTCGGCGCTGATCCCGGCTAAAGATCCTGAGCGCAATACCTGGGTGATGCAAAAAGTGCAGGAAGATAAAACGCGCGAAGCCAGCAACGGACATGATGGCACCTGGGTGGCACATCCGGGTCTGGCTGACATTGCCATGGCGGTGTTTGACCATCAGCTCGGCACCCAGCCAAACCAGCTGCACATCAGCCGCGAACAGGATTCACCCGTTACCGCCGAACGCCTGCTGCGTCCCTGTCGCGGACAGCGCACCGAGGCGGGCATGCGCGCCAATATCCGCGTGGCACTGCAGTACCTTGAAGCCTGGATCAGCGGCAATGGCTGCGTCCCGATTGAAGGGCTGATGGAAGATGCGGCCACGGCTGAGATCGCCCGCACGTCAATCTGGCAGTGGATTCATCACAAACAAATCCTCAGCAATGGCCAGCTGGTGACAGCGGCGCTT belongs to Candidatus Pantoea soli and includes:
- the aceB gene encoding malate synthase A yields the protein MTDTVINPTLTFSQPFTAAEKQLFTPQAIDFLHALVARFAPERERLLKARQQRQQQYDCGRLPDFNPETTSIRESDWQVRPIPQLLRDRRVEITGPPDRKMVINALNANVNVFMADFEDSLAPTWQKLVDGQLTLRDAVSGTLQFTSETGKIYQLRSDPALLMCRVRGLHLDEKHVEWRDKAIPGGLFDFALYLFHNAEALLEKGHGPWFYLPKTEHASEVAWWREIFRFSEDRFGLPRGTIKATVLIETLPAVFQMDEILWELRDHVVGLNCGRWDYIFSYIKTLAQHSDRILPDRQQISMDQPFLDAYSRLLIRTCHRRGALAMGGMSALIPAKDPERNTWVMQKVQEDKTREASNGHDGTWVAHPGLADIAMAVFDHQLGTQPNQLHISREQDSPVTAERLLRPCRGQRTEAGMRANIRVALQYLEAWISGNGCVPIEGLMEDAATAEIARTSIWQWIHHKQILSNGQLVTAALFEQFLQEELAALRQRLGNSAWQQSRYEDAAALMAQITTDDQLVPFLTLPGYRLLP